One region of Mucilaginibacter gotjawali genomic DNA includes:
- a CDS encoding glycoside hydrolase family 127 protein — protein MVFRVSAQSYVPEWNDPRIKVKPVIPVKALAFDLTQVHLLDGPFKQAMQADEKYLLSIDPDRLLSGFRSHSGLKPKGALYEGWESSGLAGHTLGHYLSAISMNYASTANPEFLKRVNYIVDQLDECQRARKTGYIGAIPKEDTIWAEVAKGDIRSRGFDLNGGWSPWYTVHKVMAGLLDAYLYAHNTKALSICVGMANWTEETLKNLDDEQLQKMLFCEYGGMAETLANLYAITGDKKFLGLSFKFYDKRILDPLSHQQDILAGKHSNTQIPKIIASARRYELTGNKKDQAIANFFWEAVTRDHSYATGGNSNYEYLGEARKLNDKLTENTTETCNTYNMLKLTRHLFAAQPSSVLMDYYEKALYNHILASQNHEDGMMCYFVPLRMGGKKEYSTPFTTFTCCVGSGMENHVKYNESIYFRGSDGSLYVNLFIPSVLNWKERGISITQQTALPDGNKVSLAIKADKPAAFAIRIRKPKWASAATIKINGIARPVSPDAEGYLVINRKWHNNDKVELTLGETLYTEAIPDNENRQAVFYGPVLLAGVLGDTEPDPVKGTPVFVTSEKDPNKWLQMVDKDQLSFKTVNIAYPGDVKLIPFNRTKNEYYTVYWDVFTPSAWAVQQKAYDEQKKQQQELEARTTDILRVGEMQPERDHNFGGENTTTGEDHQKKWRATDEGGYITYQMKVDPDKQNTLINTYWGMDNRGRIFDILVDGVKLTTEDLNQYKESKFYDISYNIPIESTKGKQKVTIKLLPKPGNSVGPVYGSRVVKN, from the coding sequence ATGGTCTTCCGGGTTTCTGCGCAGTCTTATGTTCCGGAGTGGAACGACCCACGGATTAAAGTAAAACCGGTAATTCCTGTTAAAGCCCTCGCCTTCGATTTAACACAGGTACATCTTTTGGATGGCCCTTTTAAACAAGCCATGCAGGCTGATGAAAAATACCTGCTTTCTATTGATCCCGACCGCTTGCTTTCGGGTTTTCGTTCCCATTCGGGCTTAAAACCAAAAGGAGCATTGTACGAAGGCTGGGAATCTTCCGGGCTGGCAGGCCATACCCTGGGGCATTATCTTTCGGCTATCTCCATGAATTATGCCTCAACCGCCAACCCTGAATTTTTAAAAAGGGTAAACTATATTGTCGATCAGTTGGATGAATGCCAGCGGGCGCGTAAAACAGGATACATTGGCGCCATACCCAAAGAAGATACCATTTGGGCCGAAGTAGCCAAAGGCGACATCCGCTCGAGGGGTTTCGACCTTAACGGGGGATGGTCGCCCTGGTACACCGTGCATAAGGTAATGGCAGGTTTGCTGGATGCCTATTTATATGCCCACAATACAAAGGCCTTAAGTATATGTGTCGGGATGGCCAACTGGACAGAAGAGACCCTTAAAAACCTGGATGATGAGCAACTGCAAAAAATGCTTTTTTGCGAATATGGGGGAATGGCCGAAACCCTTGCTAATTTATATGCCATCACCGGGGATAAAAAATTTCTCGGTCTGTCGTTTAAATTTTATGATAAACGCATTTTAGACCCGCTTTCGCACCAGCAGGATATCTTGGCAGGCAAACATTCCAATACGCAGATCCCAAAAATTATTGCAAGCGCCCGCCGGTACGAACTTACAGGTAATAAAAAGGACCAGGCTATCGCTAACTTCTTTTGGGAAGCCGTAACACGCGACCATTCCTACGCAACCGGCGGCAACAGCAATTACGAATACCTTGGCGAGGCGCGTAAGCTGAACGATAAACTCACCGAAAACACTACCGAAACCTGTAATACCTATAATATGCTGAAGCTTACACGGCATTTATTTGCCGCGCAGCCGTCGTCAGTTTTAATGGATTATTACGAAAAGGCTTTATATAACCATATCCTGGCTTCGCAAAATCACGAGGACGGGATGATGTGTTACTTTGTGCCCCTGCGCATGGGCGGCAAAAAAGAATATAGCACGCCTTTTACCACCTTTACCTGCTGCGTAGGTTCGGGCATGGAAAACCACGTAAAATATAACGAGAGCATCTACTTCCGCGGAAGCGATGGGAGTCTTTATGTTAACCTTTTTATCCCTTCGGTATTAAACTGGAAGGAAAGGGGCATCAGTATTACCCAGCAAACCGCCTTGCCTGATGGTAACAAGGTTAGCCTTGCCATAAAGGCCGATAAACCGGCTGCATTCGCCATTCGCATCCGCAAACCCAAATGGGCATCGGCTGCAACCATCAAAATCAATGGAATTGCAAGGCCCGTATCTCCTGATGCCGAAGGCTACCTGGTGATTAACCGTAAATGGCATAACAATGATAAGGTTGAGCTGACATTAGGGGAGACCCTCTATACAGAAGCGATCCCGGATAACGAAAACCGACAGGCAGTGTTTTATGGTCCTGTATTGCTTGCCGGTGTATTGGGTGATACAGAGCCTGATCCTGTAAAGGGCACTCCTGTATTTGTTACCAGCGAAAAGGATCCCAATAAATGGCTACAAATGGTTGATAAAGACCAGTTGAGTTTCAAAACGGTGAATATTGCCTATCCCGGCGATGTAAAACTGATCCCCTTTAACCGCACAAAAAACGAGTACTACACCGTTTACTGGGATGTTTTTACGCCTTCGGCATGGGCTGTGCAGCAAAAGGCTTACGACGAACAAAAAAAGCAGCAGCAGGAACTTGAAGCCCGCACAACCGACATACTAAGAGTGGGCGAAATGCAGCCCGAGCGCGACCATAATTTTGGAGGAGAGAATACCACGACTGGTGAAGACCATCAGAAGAAATGGCGCGCGACTGACGAGGGTGGCTATATCACCTACCAAATGAAAGTTGACCCCGATAAACAAAATACATTGATCAATACCTACTGGGGTATGGATAACCGCGGGCGGATTTTTGATATACTGGTAGACGGGGTTAAACTAACTACCGAAGATTTGAACCAGTACAAGGAAAGTAAGTTTTATGATATCTCCTACAATATCCCGATTGAAAGTACAAAAGGCAAACAAAAAGTGACGATCAAATTATTACCCAAACCCGGTAACAGCGTAGGGCCGGTATATGGAAGCAGGGTGGTGAAAAACTAG
- a CDS encoding RHS repeat domain-containing protein, with protein sequence MVYNRLDQLVLSQDANQRAGNQWTVTKYDAQGRVIVTGLWNAGSAINLATLQSSIYAAVQWDTRDYTNTTATNPTGYVISSYPQLSTVLKINYYDDYTFPAKPSTVTTPSGASTNTTGLLTATVTGVLNSSDMLWTAHYYDDFGRLTQSYAQHYLGGVSSPYNYDVVTNTYDFTDFVNELVSVTRLHYGKITTNTAAVLNATITNTYVYDHIGHKKQTLESINGGANILLSQNNYNEIGQLMVKQLHSTSNGSSFLQNTSYTYNERGWLLKINDPTVAPSSTQLFAEQLQYNNVTAVPNISPTPQYNGNIASQTWWAMTNPVTTAAKSYTYSYDNLNRLTGGISTDNFTETGINYDLNGNITKLNRYMGSSTTALDQLTYTYNGTNQVQSINDAAVDNSLYGYRPGTYSGYQYDPNGNMKVLPTPPNGSAVANINIQYNLLNLPWNITGGKTITYTYDADGEKLRRVSPNTGSTDYINGIQYDQGVGATVPAISFIQTEEGKAVPDGAGGYNYTYYLGDQLGNTRLTFDTKTGVAVMSQQDDYYPFGYEISRGTVTNPKNEYLYNKKELQEELQQYDYGARFYDPVIATWTTIDPSAERYFALSPYNYVADNPIKLIDPDGNDIINPQHMVLSNTMLIRKMHQFDLAVARISGRNIHSYKFIITGGDRYKKNGDIYSATNNNIIRKAARHSRHLQEEGAIAVDLSTIKGIDDDVLKAAAAETGFRFNPDGADYDDGHFHIDLDINHKSGKRSKYASEYLDDDDDIDKDHKPTDEELNKNVIAEQQILKEALSGNTSMTEALFGQIMDDWYRFMIRVKQQNQENQKILDELKRKLMTRIIIKTNVKL encoded by the coding sequence ATGGTATATAACCGACTCGACCAACTGGTATTGAGCCAGGACGCCAATCAGCGGGCCGGCAACCAGTGGACGGTAACGAAATATGATGCACAGGGAAGAGTTATTGTAACCGGCCTGTGGAACGCAGGCTCGGCGATAAATCTTGCCACCTTGCAGTCAAGTATTTATGCAGCCGTACAATGGGATACAAGAGACTATACAAATACTACAGCCACAAACCCCACCGGATATGTCATCAGCAGCTACCCGCAGTTAAGTACGGTGCTGAAAATAAACTATTATGACGATTATACTTTTCCGGCTAAACCCTCAACTGTAACCACGCCGTCGGGCGCCAGTACCAACACAACCGGGTTGCTTACCGCCACAGTAACCGGAGTGCTGAATTCCTCTGATATGTTGTGGACGGCACATTATTACGATGATTTTGGCCGGTTAACACAAAGCTACGCGCAGCATTACCTGGGGGGAGTATCAAGCCCGTATAACTATGATGTGGTTACCAACACCTATGATTTTACTGATTTTGTAAACGAGTTAGTCAGTGTCACCAGGCTGCATTATGGTAAAATTACAACTAATACCGCCGCTGTGCTTAATGCTACTATAACCAATACCTATGTATATGACCACATAGGCCATAAAAAACAGACGCTTGAAAGTATAAACGGCGGCGCTAATATATTGCTGTCTCAAAACAATTATAACGAGATAGGCCAGCTGATGGTAAAACAACTGCACAGCACAAGCAATGGCAGCAGTTTTTTGCAAAACACCAGCTATACCTATAATGAGCGGGGGTGGCTTTTAAAAATAAACGACCCAACTGTAGCGCCTTCTTCCACTCAATTATTTGCAGAACAATTGCAGTATAATAATGTAACTGCTGTACCCAATATATCGCCAACGCCGCAATATAATGGCAATATTGCCAGCCAAACGTGGTGGGCCATGACAAATCCTGTTACCACCGCTGCTAAAAGTTACACCTACAGTTATGATAACCTGAACCGGCTTACCGGGGGCATTTCCACAGATAATTTCACCGAAACGGGTATAAATTATGACCTAAACGGCAATATCACCAAACTTAACCGTTACATGGGCAGCAGTACAACGGCCCTTGATCAATTAACTTATACTTACAACGGTACAAACCAGGTACAAAGCATAAATGATGCAGCTGTTGACAATAGTTTATACGGGTACAGGCCGGGGACTTACAGCGGTTATCAGTATGACCCCAACGGTAATATGAAGGTATTGCCAACCCCACCAAACGGTAGTGCTGTAGCAAATATAAATATCCAGTATAACCTGCTGAACCTGCCCTGGAATATTACAGGTGGTAAAACAATTACCTATACCTACGATGCAGACGGGGAAAAGTTGCGAAGGGTGAGCCCTAATACAGGTAGTACAGACTATATCAACGGGATTCAGTACGACCAGGGTGTAGGAGCCACAGTACCCGCTATCAGTTTTATACAAACCGAAGAAGGAAAAGCAGTACCTGATGGTGCGGGCGGATACAATTACACCTATTATTTAGGTGACCAGTTGGGTAATACTAGGCTTACCTTTGATACCAAAACAGGCGTAGCGGTAATGTCCCAGCAGGATGATTACTATCCGTTTGGATACGAAATTTCGAGGGGCACGGTAACCAATCCCAAAAATGAATACCTTTATAATAAAAAAGAATTACAGGAGGAATTACAGCAATACGATTATGGTGCACGGTTCTATGATCCCGTAATCGCTACGTGGACTACGATAGATCCGTCTGCAGAGCGTTATTTCGCTTTGTCGCCGTACAATTATGTGGCAGATAATCCTATAAAACTTATTGATCCTGATGGAAACGATATTATTAACCCTCAACATATGGTATTGAGTAATACTATGTTAATACGAAAAATGCATCAGTTTGATTTAGCGGTTGCAAGGATTTCAGGGAGAAATATTCACTCTTATAAGTTTATAATCACTGGAGGCGATAGGTACAAGAAAAACGGTGACATTTACTCAGCTACTAACAATAATATTATAAGAAAGGCTGCCAGGCATTCAAGGCACCTGCAGGAAGAGGGCGCTATAGCAGTCGATTTATCTACCATAAAAGGGATTGACGATGATGTATTGAAAGCTGCTGCTGCGGAAACCGGATTTAGATTTAACCCTGACGGTGCTGATTATGATGATGGTCATTTTCATATAGATTTGGACATTAATCATAAATCAGGCAAAAGAAGTAAGTATGCCTCAGAATATTTAGACGACGACGACGATATAGACAAAGATCATAAACCTACTGATGAGGAATTGAACAAAAACGTTATAGCTGAACAACAAATTTTAAAAGAAGCGTTAAGTGGAAACACCTCCATGACAGAGGCCCTTTTTGGGCAAATAATGGACGATTGGTATAGATTTATGATTAGGGTAAAACAACAAAATCAAGAGAATCAAAAAATACTGGACGAGTTAAAAAGAAAGCTAATGACAAGGATAATAATTAAAACTAATGTTAAATTATAA